The genome window CAGTGAATTTGCCAAAAATTTTCTAATTGTTACTAAAAAACTCCTCGGCGATAGTGATTATACAGTATTAGCCTGATTAAATTTAAGAAGTTTACGTTGTGAAAACAAAATTAATAACCCGTGAAGGCTATCAAAAACTGCAAAAAGAGGAAGATTATCTTTGGCGGGTAAAACGTCCTGAAATTACTAAAATTGTATCTTGGGCTGCAAGCCTTGGCGATAGATCGGAAAATGCCGATTATCATTTTAATAAACGCGTGCTTCGCCAAATAGACAGTCGCGTGCGTTTTCTGCGTAAACTTTTACCAGATTTAAAAATTGTTGATTATTCGCCACAGCAAGACGGCAAAGTATTTTTCGGTGCCCGCGTAGAAATAGAAAATGAAAATGGTGATAAAAAAGAGTTTCGTATTGTTGGGCCGGAAGAAATATATGGTGAAGCGAAAGATTATATTTCTATCGACTCGCCTATGGCACGGGCATTACTAAAAAAAGAAGTAGATGATGAAGTTGAAGTCATTACTCCTGATGGACCGGTTACTTGGTATATCAATAAAATTGGCTATCAAAAATAGGTTTTTGCTAAACCTAAGGATAAACATTGCTTATATCATTCATAACTTGTAACAATCTAGCTTGCCTAATTTAGTTATTAGTTTTTGAAAAACAACAAAATTAGCTTATAGTCGATATTATATTAATTAGTAACATTAAGTGATAGAGGGTCATATGGGACAGGAAACCCCGAAAATATTAGTCGTTGATGATGATATGCGTTTACGCGCATTGTTAGAGCGCTATTTAGTTGAGCAGGGCTTTGTTGTTAGAAGCGCAGCTAATTCTGAACAAATGGATAGGTTAATAGAACGTGAAAATTTTCACTTGCTCGTTCTTGATTTAATGTTACCTGGTGAAGATGGTTTATCTATTTGCCGTCGTCTACGCCAAGAAGAAAATCAAATCCCAATTATTATGCTAACTGCAAAAGGTGATGAAGTAGATCGTATTATCGGTTTAGAACTTGGCGCCGATGATTACATGCCTAAACCTTTTAACCCGCGTGAATTACTCGCTCGTGTGAAAGCGGTATTACGACGTAAAACTCAAGAGGCTCCGGGTGCCCCGTCACTGGAAGAAGAAGTTATTGAGTTTGGTGAATTTTCCCTAAACTTAGCAACTAGAGAAATGTCTAAGGGTGATCTGTCTATGCCACTTACCAGTGGCGAATTTGCTGTATTAAAGGCGTTAATCACCCACCCAAGAGAGCCATTGTCTCGTGATAAATTGATGAACTTAGCTCGTGGTAGAGATTATTCTGCGCTCGAGCGCAGTATTGATGTACAAGTTTCACGTTTACGCCGTATGCTTGAACAAGATCCGGCTAATCCTCGTTATATTCAAACTGTTTGGGGACTTGGTTATGTGTTTGTACCCGATGGAAGTAGAGTTGCTTAACTAATCTGATCACAAATGAAAATATTACCACGTAGTGCTTTCGGCCAAACCGTATTGTTGATAGGTTTTTTGTTATTAATAAACCAGGTAGTGTCATATTTATCGGTTGCCATTTACGTTATTAAGCCTAATCTAGAGCAAATAAATCAGCTGCTTGCCAAGCAAGTTAAAGTGGTATTTATCGATGGCGGTAATTCTAAGTTTAACCCTCAATTAGCCGAAGCGTTTCATCAAGAAACAGGCATTGGTGTGTATCGGGAGCGAGACGCTTTAATGTTAGGCTTGGCTGAGGCTTCATATTATCCTTATTTGTCTATGCAAATGAGTGAGTTACTCGAAGGTGAAGCAGAAGTTCGGATCTCTCAAGGTGATGAATATTTGTTCTGGATCAGGCCGCCACAAGCACCAAGCTTGTGGGTAAAAATTCCTTTGCATGGTTTAGATGAAGCCAGTTTTTATCCATTAATTTTTTATCTTGTTTTGATTGGTGTGTTAAGTGTCGCCGGGGGCTGGTTATTCATTAGACAATTAAACCGCCCGTTAAAAGCGTTACAAAAAGCCGCTATCGACGTGGGTAAAGGACAGTTTCCTGACCCACTGAAAGAACAAGGTTCAACAGAAGTTACCGCCGTAACGAGAGCCTTTAATCATATGTCAAAAGGGATAAAACAATTAGAGGCTGATCGTAGTTTACTAATGGCCGGTATATCTCATGACTTACGTACTCCGCTAACACGCATTCGTCTTGCCAGCGAAATGATGAGCGAAGATGAAGATTATTTAAAAGAGGGTATTGAAAAAGATATTGACGATATGAATGCCATCATTGATCAATTCATAGATTACATTCGTCATGACATGATGGATAAAACACAACCAATCGAACTCAACCAGATGATAAAAGATGTGGTTGAACTTGAAAGCGGTGATGGTACAAATATTCACCTGCAACTTGGCCCAAATACTGAAATTCCGATGGTTTATGCGGCAATGAAGCGAGTCTTGGCCAATTTAATTCAAAATGCATTTAAATATTCTAACAACGATATTGAAATCAGCAGCGGTATTAACCAAGAAACCAATAGAGCTTATTTCAGCGTTGCAGATAATGGCCCTGGCATTAGCGATAGTGAAATAGAACGTTTATTTCAGCCCTTTACTCAAGGTGATACGGCAAGAGGCACAGAAGGCAGTGGCTTGGGCCTTGCCATTATAAAGCGAATTGTTGATGGGCATGGCGGCAGAGTTACCTTGCAAAACCGCAGCAGTGGCGGCTTGATAGCTACGGTTGAATTACCAATAAATTAACCGGATTTTTATCGCTTCTAGCTAAAAGCGGTATTAATATAGATAGCCGCACAATTTAATAATATAATTAACAGCAATACAGCTCTTGATAACTCTTTTGATAAGGCGCAAAAAGCCATGGCTGAAAATATTTGCAAAAGTTTGCCAATCAATACCCCTGCAAATATGCCAAATTCATAAGCTAAATATCGCACTACTAAGTTTGCTTCCAGAGCAATGCTATCCTTAATCATAAACTGCAGAGTCGTTACGTAATCTAAGGTGGCGGTTAATAGCAAAATAAACCAGAAAATCCGATACTTCTGTAAAGCATAAAATAGGTTTTGCTGTAAGGAAACCTCTCTGTCTAATATGGTCATAGTGATTTGAGCGGAAAAAATAAAATCCATTTTAAAGCAATCCGTGCGGGGACACACTCACTCCAAAGTAATGATAATAGACTAAGAAGTTTAGCTGGCTTTGCTAATTTTTCCATGTTTGCGGCAATTATATCCACTTTCAAATAAATAGAGTCAGATCTAAATTAAATCATATTTAATTTAGATCTGACTCTATTTATTTCCTTGCTGCATTCAAGGCCAAAAAAAACCTGCAGTAGCAGGTTTTTTAACAACAATTGGATGCAGATTTAAATTCTACAGTTGCGGACCTGCAGCAACTAAACCAGCACCGTGGTCATTGTCGGTAAATTTGTCAAAGTTGCTTACAAAGCGTTTTGCTAAGTCTTCAGCTTTAGTATTCCATTCACTTGCATCTGTATAAGTATCACGAGGATCCAAAATGCTGCTGTCTACGTTATTTAGAGCTTTTGGTACAGATAAGTTGAACATTGGTAATGTTTGAACTTCAACATTATCAATTGAACCATCTAAAATGGCATCAATAATTGCGCGAGTATCTTTAATTGAAATACGTTTTCCTGTGCCATTCCAACCAGTGTTTACCAGGTAAGCTTCAGCACCAGAGGCTTGCATACGTTTAACTAATACTTCGGCGTATTGAGTCGGATGTAAACTTAAAAATGCTGCGCCAAAACAACTTGAAAAAGTAGGCGTTGGCTCTGTTATACCACGTTCAGTACCAGCTAATTTAGCGGTGAAGCCTGACAAGAAGTAATATTCAGTTTGCGCTGGAGTTAATTTAGCAACAGGAGGTAGTACACCAAATGCATCAGCTGTTAAGAAAATAACTTTTTTTGCATGTCCTGCCTTAGAGACCGGCTTAACGATGTTTTCAATGTGATGAATTGGGTAAGAAACACGAGTGTTTTCTGTTTTTGAACCATCATCGTAGTCAATTGCACCGTCGTTGTTTACTACAACGTTTTCTAATAGAGCATCGCGACGAATAGCATTAAATATATCTGGTTCGTTTTCAGCGCTCAAGTTGATGGTTTTTGCATAACAACCACCTTCAAAGTTAAATACGCCGTTATCATCCCAACCATGCTCGTCATCACCAATTAGTTGACGTTTAGGATCTGTTGATAATGTTGTTTTTCCAGTACCTGATAAACCGAAGAAAATCGCCGTGTCGCCATCTTTACCAACATTGGCACTACAGTGCATTGAGGCGATACCTTTAAGAGGTAATAAGTAGTTCATCATTGAGAACATACCTTTCTTCATTTCGCCGCCGTACCAAGTACCACCAATTAACTGCATTTTTTCAGTTAAGTTGAAGGCAACAAAGTTTTCTGAATTTAAACCATGCTCTTGCCAATCTTGGTTATTCGTCTTAGCACCGTTCATTACGATGAAGTCAGGCTCGTAGCTTTCAAGCTCTGCATCCGTTGGACGAATAAACATGTTTTTAACGAAATGCGCTTGCCAAGCAACTTCTGTAATGAAGCGTACTTTTAAGCGAGTGTCATCATTAGCACCACAAAATGTATCAACAACAAATAAACGTTTACCAGAAAGTTGCTCGGTAACGAGTCCTTTAATATGCGACCATGTTTCAGGTGTCATTGGTTTGTTATCGTTTTTACCTTGATCAGACCACCACACAGTGTCGCGACTTACGTCATCACGAACAATGTATTTATCTTTAGGAGAGCGTCCTGTAAATATACCCGTATCTACAGCAACAGCACCTGATTCAGTGACTGTGCCTTTTTCATAACCTTCGAGGTTAGCTTTAGTTTCTTCTTCGAATAATAATTCATAAGAAGGATTGTAAACAATCTCAGCTGTTTGGTTGATACCGTATTGCGATAAATCGATGGTCTTCGCAGTAGTCATTTTGACAAGCTCCTGGCCGCGTTAGAGTAAAAGGTCTAAAAAACATTTGTATTGTGTGAATAGTAACGAAATTGTTAGGAGATTAAAAGGTAAAATGTAGCCAATAATGAAAGTTTTTCAAGGCCATTACAAAAAAGGCGCTAACATTAGCTGTAATGGGGAGTTTAGCTATATGTTAGTGCCGTTTATTATAAGAAAAATTATATAATTTAAAGTTAACTTTTCTAACTTGCAAAGTATAATTTTATTAACCTAATTACTTAGTTTGGGTTAAGTAATGGATTCAATTTTTCTTGATCGAAGTGGTAATTAGTTTTACAAAAATCACAAGTGATGTTGATTTGTTGGTGCTCATTTAAATGTTCAATAATTGCCTCTTTGCCCATGTTGGCAATGGCCGCTAAACATTTATCTTCAGAGCAACCACAAACAAAACTCACTACTTGTGGTTCGAACAAACGCACTTGTTCCTGATTATACAAGCGGTACAGCACTTCATTTGCGTCTAAATTAAATAATTCATCTGGCTTAATTGTCGCAGTTAACTGACTGATATGCTCAAAATCGCTCATTTGTTGTTCTTTATCTTCTGAATCAGGTACCACTTGCAGTAAACACCCTGCGGCTTGAATTGTAGTGGTATCAGCAAATAACCAAATTTTAGTGGCAAGTTGTTCCGATGTTGCAAAATAATGCTCTAGACATTCGGCTAAGGTTTCACCTTCAACAGCAACCACACCTTGATAGCGTTCGCCTTGTTTTGGGATAATAGTAATAACCATATTGGCTTTACCCATTAAATCTTGCAAGCTTGTACCCTTGATTTCGCCTTCTATACTGGCTATGCCGCGCATTTGTTGTAAATTATCACCATTAATGACAGCATATTTTACTGGGCCATTGCCTTGAATTTGAACAGATATTTCACCTTCAAATTTTAATGTTGCCGTTAGTAAGCAAGTCGCCGCCATTAATTGGCCGAGTAAATCGGTTACTGCAGCCGGGTAGTCGTGGTTGGTAATGATCTCTTTAAAACTTTTATCTAATTGTACTAACTCACCACGAGCATGGGTGTTGTCAAATAAGTAACGATTTAATACATCAGTATTGGTGCTCACTAATTACATCCTTTCTTTAAATTCACGTATTTTACGACGCTGTTTTTTGTCTGGTTTACTGTCACTTGCTGGGCTTAACAATATGCCCTGCTTTCTCGCCGTGCTGACTTTTTCGCGTGTTTCGATACTTTGCTTGGTTTCTTCATAAAGTGTCTGTGCGAATGTTGCATCACGGCGCCTGTCCGCGAGTGCGATAACAGTGACTTCTTTTTCATCAAAGCCTTGGCGAATTCTAATTTTGTCGCCAAGTACGACATGTTTACTCGACTTACTGCGTTGACCATTGTAAAACACTTTACCACCATCAATCATTTGTTTGGCAATGGCACGAGTTTTATAAAAGCGAGCAGCCCAAAGCCACTTATCAAGGCGAAAGTGTTCAGTATTCGATAATTCTTTGTCTTGATGCTTGCCCATACTAATGACCCTGGTAAATTTGCGCGAAAGTTAACATATTTAGCAGCAATTCTCTACAATAGAGACTATATTTTAACTGATTAATTGCATAAAAAATGCACTAAAAAGTTACCGTTTGTAATAACTTGCGTAAATGAAGGGGGCTTGGGTAAGATTAAAGTGAATTATTGGATAATATCTTGGTCTGTACACTATAGGTTACAGGAAACATGTAAACCAACTGTAAACCTATGGAATATGACAAAAAAAATGCCCAAAGTAACTTGTTGCTACGCGCTCGGTCACGTATTATCAGGAGCAGTTAAAATTTATTACCTTTTATATAAGTATTTAAAAACATCATGGATTTAGCGCAAATTACAATTCGGTTACAGTCTTTATGGCAACAAGTGCCACAAAAACGACTAACACAAGCGTTAATCTCTTTGTTGGTAGTTTATATCGCTTATTGGAGTGCCAACTTTAGTTGGACGCTTTATCCTGAAGCTGAAACTAAATTATCAGCTTCAGCGCTCAGAGCGACAACAACTACTTCAAATCAACAAATAAATACTTCGGCAATTCGAAATTTAAACCTGTTTGGCGAATACAATAAAGAACAACCAGTCGTTAAACAGATTGAAAAAATTGAATCAGCTCCAGAGACTCGTTTGAAACTTACTTTAACCGGTTTAGTTGCTTCCGATGACCCGGCCACAGCAGCTGCTATAATTGAATCTAAAGGTAAGCAAGAAACTTACGGAATTGATGACAAAATCGAAGGCACTCGAGCAATTTTAAAACAAGTACAAAACGATCGAGTGATTATCGAATCATCGGGCCGTATGGAAACGTTAATGTTAGATGGCTTTGAATATACACAGGGCAATAGCCGTGACGTTATTGAAACTGAGCCAACTAGAAAAACGGTAAAAAATAGTGTTAAAACTAGTTTAACCAATAAAAATGCCAAGGACTCTGAAAAAAGCGCTCGTATTAAAGAGCGAGTAGCTAAAGCGAGAGCTGATATTTTAGATAATCCTGGTAAATTAACCGATTACATTAAAGTGTCGCCTTATCGTAAAGACGGTAAAGTAACAGGTTATCGTTTGATGCCAAGTAAAGATCCTGAATTTTTTGCCGGAGTAGGTTTATTACCAGGTGATATTGCCATACAAATCAATGGCAAAGATTTAACTGATATGCGTGAAGCTCAAAAAGCGCTAATCGAACTGCGTAAAGCAGAACATGTAGACATACTAGTAGAACGAAACGGTGAATTACACGACGTTTCTTTAGGCTTAAATAATTAATTGGAGAGTTTCATGCGCCTGAATCTTAGCGCAAAACAGTTTAAACGTGCATCCGCAAATATATTGGCGGCAATAACCATGGCTTGTACCTTGTGCATTGCATCAGCATCTGCTGCTCAATATTCACCTAACTTTAAAGGCACGGAAATCACTGAGTTTATCAACATTGTTGGTAAAAATTTAAAGAAAACCATCATAGTTGATCCAAAAGTGCGCGGTAAAATTAACGTACGTAGTTATGATTTATTAACTGAGCAACAGTATTACCAATTTTTTCTGAACGTTTTAGAGGTCTATGGTTTTGCCGTTGTTGAAATGGAAAATAACGTAGTTAAAGTAATTCCAAATAAAGATGCTAAAAGCGCTTCTATTCCTGTAGTTGGTGATAATAACCCAGGCATGGGTGATGAAATGGTTACCCGCGTTGTTGAAGTTAAAAATGTATCGGTGCGTGAATTATCTCCGTTATTGCGTCAATTGAGTGATCAGGCTGGTGGTGGTAACGTAGTTCACTATGAGCCGTCCAACGTAATTATGCTTACCGGTACTGCTGCGGTAGTGAATCGTTTGGTGAATATTATTACCCGCGTTGACAGAGCTGGTGATCAAGACGTACAAATAGTGAAGTTAAAATACGCATCAGCCGGTGAGATGGTACGTATTATTGAAAACATTAACAAACCTACTTCTGGTAAATCTGACACTCCTGCATTTCTAATCCCTAAAATTGTTGCCGACGACAGAACCAACTCGGTTATTATCAGTGGTGAAGGCCAGGCTCGTGATCGTATTGCTCGTTTAATCGAAAAATTAGACAGCGAATTAGAATCGTCAGGCAACACTCGTGTTTATTATCTTAAATATTCAAAAGCTGAAGATTTGGTCTCGGTGTTACAAAGCGTCAGTGATTCGATGCAAAAGAGTGCTACCGCATCAAAAACCACCTCTAAAACTTCGACTAGTCGTAGCCGCTCATCTGGTACTCGTAATGTCAGCATAGAATCGCATGAAGACACTAATACCTTGGTAATCACTGCTGAGCCAGATATGCTGCGTTCGCTTGAATCAGTTATTCGCCAACTAGATATTCGCCGAGCACAAGTGCTCGTTGAGGCTATTATCGTTGAAGTGTTTGAATCTGATGGTGCACAGTTAGGTGTGCAATGGTTCCATGAAGAAGGCGGTTTTACTCAGTTTAATAATGGCATAGTGCCAATTAGTGGTGTTGCTGCTGGTGCAATCGCAGCTGAAGGTGAAGAAGGTAATACCGTAACGACTATTGATGGTAATGGTAATCCGGTAACAACTACAAACCCTGATACCGATGGTGACTTTACCATTTTGGCGCAATTATTAGGTAACGTGAACGGCATGATGTTTGGTGTTGTAGAAGATAACTGGGGCGCTATTGTGCAAGCGGTTAGCTCTGATGTTAATTCTAACATTCTTGCTACGCCAAGTATTACTACCTTAGATAACGAAGAAGCCTATTTTATTGTCGGCCAAGAAATACCAATTATTACTGGTTCTGCTACGGGCAGCAATAATACTAACCCATTCCAAACGGTAGATCGTAAAGAAGTTGGTATTAAATTAAAGGTAACACCACAAGTAAACGAAGGTTCAGGGGTACAATTAACCATTGAGCAAGAAGTGTCTAGTGTAAGTGGTGCAACAGGCGTCGATGTTTCAATCAATAAACGTGAAATCAAAACTACAGTAATGGCTGATAGTGGCTCTACTATTATTCTTGGTGGTTTAATTGATGAAGACGTGCAAGAAAGCATGCAAAAAGTACCGTTTTTAGGCGACATTCCTATCTTGGGGCATTTATTCCGCTCAACCGGTAGTACAACTCGCAAGCGTAATTTAATGGTGTTTTTAAAGCCCACGATTATTCGTGACGGCGATTTAATGGAATCCATCTCAAAAGAAAAATATAACTATATTCGTGCCGATCAAATACGGAAACAAGAAAACGGGTTAGCCTTGATGGATAACGCGGTGCTGCCGTTGTTACCGAGTTGGAGTGATGAATTAGAATTGCCACCAACATTTGATGAATACATGGAAGAGCGCGCGATAGAAGAGTTAGGGAAAGACTTAACCGAAGCTGAAAAGCAAGATGCAAAAAAATGAGTAGTACCGATACATTATCCTCTACAGACAGCACAATTAATGAAGAATCTGTAGTGCTGACAGAGCAAGAATTGCTTGCACAAAATGAGCTCGCTGAGGAGGAAATACCACAGCTACCTTATCAACTACCGTTTGGTTTCGCCAAGCGCCATAGTGTGCTGGTTGAATCAGATGATAATGATTTAATCTTGCATGTTACTGAAACTTTAAAGGCCGATATTCTACTTGAAGTACGCCGTTTTTTAGGGCGCAGGTTTAGTGTTAAGAGTCATAATGCTGAAGAGTTTGAACGATTACTAACTCTTGCATATCAACGAGACTCATCGGAAGCACAGCAAATGATGGAAGATATTGGTAATGAGGCGAATCTATATTCGTTAGCCGATGAAATTCATGAAGCTGAAGATCTGCTTGAAAACGAAGATGATGCGCCAATCATCAAATTAATCAACGCGATGTTGTCTGAAGCTATTAAAGAAAATGCCTCAGATATTCACATTGAAACCTTTGAGAAAGTGTTAAAAATACGCTTTCGTGTCGATGGTATTTTGCGTGAAATATTAAAGCCAAATCGTAAGCTGGCATCAATGTTAGTATCGCGTATTAAGGTTATGGCCAAGCTCGATATTGCTGAAAAACGTGTACCACAAGATGGTCGTATTTCATTAAGAATCGGTGGTCGAGCAGTGGATGTTCGTGTATCAACAATGCCATCTAGTCATGGTGAGCGCGTGGTACTGCGTTTATTAGATAAAAATGCCGCCCGTCTGAATTTACAAGATTTAGGTATGACTGATAAAGGTCGTGAAACCTTTACCAGTGTTATTAATAAGCCACACGGCATTATTTTAGTGACCGGGCCAACCGGTTCAGGTAAAAGTACAACGCTTTACGCTGGTTTAACCCAAATTGATGCCAATGAAAGAAATATTTTAACGGTAGAAGACCCTATCGAATTCGCTATTGAAGGCATTGGCCAAACGCAAGTAAATACGAAAGTGGATATGACATTTGCCCGCGGTTTACGGGCAATATTACGTCAAGATCCGGATGTAGTTATGGTTGGTGAAATTCGCGACCTTGAAACGGCTCAAATTGCTGTGCAAGCAAGTTTAACGGGTCACTTAGTACTGTCAACATTACATACCAATACTGCCGCTGGCGCTATAACCCGATTAGAAGATATGGGCGTTGAGCCATTCTTATTATCATCGAGTCTGTTAGGTGTGTTAGCGCAGCGCTTGGTGAGAACCTTATGTGTGCATTGTAAAGAAGCGCATGTGGCTTCCGATGAAGAAGCTAAATTATTAGGTATCACTAATAACAAAGAACATTTAATTTATCGTGCCACCGGGTGTGATAAGTGTAAAAATCTAGGTTATAAAGGCCGTACTGGCATTCATGAATTGTTAGTTGTTGATGATAGTGTGCGTGAGCTTATTCAAAATAACGCTGGTGAGCAAGCCGTTGAAAAACTTGTGCGAAGCCATACACCAAGTATTCGTGATGATGGTTTTGGAAAAGTGTTGGATGGGCAAACTACCCTTGAAGAAATTTTACGAGTAACTAGAGAAGACTAGTTATGCCAGCATTTGATTATCAAGCGGTAGATTCCCGCGGTAAAAATAAAAAGGGTGTTGCGGAAGGCGATAACGCACGGCAAGTACGCAGTCAATTGCGGGAACAGGGCTTAATTCCAATTGAAGTTACGCCCAGTTTAGAAAAAGCTAAAAAAGACTCAAGCCGTCCAAGTTTTGGTGAGAAAAAAATATCAGCTGGCGAGCTGGCTTTGATTACTCGTCAACTAGCGACGTTGGTTGAGTCGGGCCTGCCACTAGAAGAAGCCTTGATTGCCGTTGCTGAACAGTGTGATAAAGACAAACTCAAAAGTATGTTGATGTCGGTACGCTCAAAAGTTACCGAAGGATATGGTTTAGCCGAATCGATGGCAGAATTCCCCAGCGTATTTGATAATTTATTTCGCGCCATGGTTTCTGCCGGAGAAAAATCAGGCCATTTAGATAATGTACTAAACCGTCTTGCCGATTACACCGAACAACGCCAACACATGAAGTCACAGTTGGTGCAAGCACTTATCTACCCGATAATTATGACTATTGTTGCTACTGCGGTGATTGTTATTCTATTAGTTGCGGTAGTACCGCAAATTGTTGGTCAGTTTGAGCATATGAGCCAGGAATTACCAGGTACAACGACCTTTTTAATTGCGGTCAGTGAATTCTTACAAGACTACATTCTATTTATTATTGGCTTTATCGTTATTGCCAGCATGTTGTTTAAGCAAATGATGAAAAAAGCGGCGTTTAAAATGCTCGTACATCAACGCGCATTGGCTTTACCTATATTGGGGAAAGTGACGCGGGGCTTGAATACCGCGCGTTTTGCCCGCACATTAAGTATATGTACAGCGAGCGCCGTGCCTTTACTGGAAAGCATGAAAATTGCAGGCGCAGTATTGACCAATGTTCATATTGCCGAGAAAGTTGAAGAGGCATCAGGGCAAGTGCGTGAAGGCGCAAGCTTGCATGCATCTTTGAAGAAAACAAAATTGTTTCCACCAATGATGTTACATATGATCGCCAGTGGTGAAAAGTCGGGTGAATTAGAAAACATGTTAGGTCGCGCGGCCGATAACCAAGATCGTGAATTTGAAGCTGTGGTGAGTATTTCACTGAAAGTGTTCGAACCGGCGCTCATGGTGAGTATGGCTGCGGTGGTATTATTTATCGTTATGGCTATTATTCAGCCAATAATGCAATTGAATACATTAATTTAGGTAGTAAAAAATGAAAGTTACACACAAAAAAGTAAAAGGTTTTACCTTACTGGAAGTTATGGTTGTTATCGTAATTTTAGGTATTTTAGGTGCTATGGTTGTACCTAACCTTATGGGAAACCTTGATACTGCAAAGATCAAAACTACGGTGTCTGATATTGGCGCGTTAGAGCAACAGTTAAAACTATATAAAATGGCCAATTATAATTTTCCGTCGACTGAGCAAGGATTAGAAGCTCTTGTCGAAGAAACTGATATTGAACCATTACCCCGTCGTTTTCCTGAAGGTGGTTATTTACCACGTTTACCGATAGATCCTTGGGGCAATGAGTATGTATTATTAAACCCAGGAGAAAACGGTATAATTGATGTATTCAGTGCGGGTCCTGATGGTGAAGTAGGTACTGAAGATGACATTGGCAATTGGAATGTTGAAGAATTTAGATAAGCTCTAATTTTTCACAAGTAATGAACAATGAATAATGAAAAATGATAGGGGATTTACACTACTGGAAGTGATGTTAGTACTGCTGGTTATCGGTATGCTGTTAAACACACTTGTTGGTAATCTAACTCGTTCCCCTATTGAAGATAAACTTGAGCTTGATAGTCAAAAATTTTCGGCTTTGTTTAATTTGGCAAGTGAGTATGCGTTATTAAATAATATTGAGTTAGGTTTACTCGTTGAAGAAGATAGCTATCAGTTTTTGGCGTTTGATGGCATCAAGTGGGTACCCGTTCCCGAGCAAGACAGCCTAATTGAAGAAATATTCGAAGAGCCTTTTTATCTCACCCTTACCTTAGATGAACTGCCTG of Thalassotalea fonticola contains these proteins:
- the gspF gene encoding type II secretion system inner membrane protein GspF; this encodes MPAFDYQAVDSRGKNKKGVAEGDNARQVRSQLREQGLIPIEVTPSLEKAKKDSSRPSFGEKKISAGELALITRQLATLVESGLPLEEALIAVAEQCDKDKLKSMLMSVRSKVTEGYGLAESMAEFPSVFDNLFRAMVSAGEKSGHLDNVLNRLADYTEQRQHMKSQLVQALIYPIIMTIVATAVIVILLVAVVPQIVGQFEHMSQELPGTTTFLIAVSEFLQDYILFIIGFIVIASMLFKQMMKKAAFKMLVHQRALALPILGKVTRGLNTARFARTLSICTASAVPLLESMKIAGAVLTNVHIAEKVEEASGQVREGASLHASLKKTKLFPPMMLHMIASGEKSGELENMLGRAADNQDREFEAVVSISLKVFEPALMVSMAAVVLFIVMAIIQPIMQLNTLI
- the gspC gene encoding type II secretion system protein GspC, whose protein sequence is MDLAQITIRLQSLWQQVPQKRLTQALISLLVVYIAYWSANFSWTLYPEAETKLSASALRATTTTSNQQINTSAIRNLNLFGEYNKEQPVVKQIEKIESAPETRLKLTLTGLVASDDPATAAAIIESKGKQETYGIDDKIEGTRAILKQVQNDRVIIESSGRMETLMLDGFEYTQGNSRDVIETEPTRKTVKNSVKTSLTNKNAKDSEKSARIKERVAKARADILDNPGKLTDYIKVSPYRKDGKVTGYRLMPSKDPEFFAGVGLLPGDIAIQINGKDLTDMREAQKALIELRKAEHVDILVERNGELHDVSLGLNN
- the gspD gene encoding type II secretion system secretin GspD; translation: MRLNLSAKQFKRASANILAAITMACTLCIASASAAQYSPNFKGTEITEFINIVGKNLKKTIIVDPKVRGKINVRSYDLLTEQQYYQFFLNVLEVYGFAVVEMENNVVKVIPNKDAKSASIPVVGDNNPGMGDEMVTRVVEVKNVSVRELSPLLRQLSDQAGGGNVVHYEPSNVIMLTGTAAVVNRLVNIITRVDRAGDQDVQIVKLKYASAGEMVRIIENINKPTSGKSDTPAFLIPKIVADDRTNSVIISGEGQARDRIARLIEKLDSELESSGNTRVYYLKYSKAEDLVSVLQSVSDSMQKSATASKTTSKTSTSRSRSSGTRNVSIESHEDTNTLVITAEPDMLRSLESVIRQLDIRRAQVLVEAIIVEVFESDGAQLGVQWFHEEGGFTQFNNGIVPISGVAAGAIAAEGEEGNTVTTIDGNGNPVTTTNPDTDGDFTILAQLLGNVNGMMFGVVEDNWGAIVQAVSSDVNSNILATPSITTLDNEEAYFIVGQEIPIITGSATGSNNTNPFQTVDRKEVGIKLKVTPQVNEGSGVQLTIEQEVSSVSGATGVDVSINKREIKTTVMADSGSTIILGGLIDEDVQESMQKVPFLGDIPILGHLFRSTGSTTRKRNLMVFLKPTIIRDGDLMESISKEKYNYIRADQIRKQENGLALMDNAVLPLLPSWSDELELPPTFDEYMEERAIEELGKDLTEAEKQDAKK
- the gspG gene encoding type II secretion system major pseudopilin GspG, which encodes MKVTHKKVKGFTLLEVMVVIVILGILGAMVVPNLMGNLDTAKIKTTVSDIGALEQQLKLYKMANYNFPSTEQGLEALVEETDIEPLPRRFPEGGYLPRLPIDPWGNEYVLLNPGENGIIDVFSAGPDGEVGTEDDIGNWNVEEFR
- the gspE gene encoding type II secretion system ATPase GspE, which codes for MSSTDTLSSTDSTINEESVVLTEQELLAQNELAEEEIPQLPYQLPFGFAKRHSVLVESDDNDLILHVTETLKADILLEVRRFLGRRFSVKSHNAEEFERLLTLAYQRDSSEAQQMMEDIGNEANLYSLADEIHEAEDLLENEDDAPIIKLINAMLSEAIKENASDIHIETFEKVLKIRFRVDGILREILKPNRKLASMLVSRIKVMAKLDIAEKRVPQDGRISLRIGGRAVDVRVSTMPSSHGERVVLRLLDKNAARLNLQDLGMTDKGRETFTSVINKPHGIILVTGPTGSGKSTTLYAGLTQIDANERNILTVEDPIEFAIEGIGQTQVNTKVDMTFARGLRAILRQDPDVVMVGEIRDLETAQIAVQASLTGHLVLSTLHTNTAAGAITRLEDMGVEPFLLSSSLLGVLAQRLVRTLCVHCKEAHVASDEEAKLLGITNNKEHLIYRATGCDKCKNLGYKGRTGIHELLVVDDSVRELIQNNAGEQAVEKLVRSHTPSIRDDGFGKVLDGQTTLEEILRVTRED